The Solibacillus sp. FSL W7-1436 genome window below encodes:
- the aroH gene encoding chorismate mutase: MIRGIRGAITIVEDKAEYVWGETARLVKEVAKQNSIEPEDIASVTISATPDIHSAFPAKSVRTMPGWQFVPIMCMHEMDVPGALPLCIRVLLHVNTDTPQHKIQHVYLEDAVKLRPDLVK; encoded by the coding sequence ATGATTCGTGGAATTCGCGGCGCAATTACGATTGTTGAAGATAAAGCGGAGTATGTATGGGGAGAAACGGCAAGACTAGTGAAAGAAGTTGCGAAACAAAATAGTATTGAACCGGAAGATATTGCCTCTGTGACAATTTCTGCAACTCCGGATATTCATTCCGCCTTTCCTGCAAAGTCGGTACGTACGATGCCGGGGTGGCAGTTTGTACCGATTATGTGCATGCATGAAATGGATGTGCCTGGTGCATTGCCATTATGTATCCGCGTATTATTACACGTCAATACGGATACGCCACAGCACAAAATCCAACATGTTTATTTAGAAGACGCGGTAAAATTAAGACCAGACTTAGTGAAATAA
- the hisC gene encoding histidinol-phosphate transaminase, translating into MKWKQQLFGMKAYQPGKPIEEVKKLFGLDEVVKLASNENPFGSSPKVKQFLQKDESNHAIYPDGYAQSLRTSLANFYGVAENEIILGNGSDDLIAIITRALLYPGVNTVMADLSFSQYWHNAEIEGAEVRKVPLKNGVHDLEAMLDAIDENTSVVWVCNPNNPTGTIVSDETLSAFLAKVPKDVFVVLDEAYVEYINDASYKDTLHYFRDYPNLILLRTFSKAYGLASFRVGYGIAQADVIAKLDPVRAPFNNTILSQQVAQVALQDQEYIASCRKANEIGKKQFVEFCEQHGLNYFPSQTNFVMFEVKAPSNVVFEEMMKRGFIIRSGAALGLEGYIRVTIGTEAQNARFLQLLEEVLNEQGVLA; encoded by the coding sequence ATGAAGTGGAAACAACAGTTATTTGGAATGAAAGCTTACCAACCGGGGAAACCAATTGAAGAAGTTAAGAAGCTTTTCGGATTAGATGAAGTCGTGAAGCTCGCATCGAATGAAAATCCCTTCGGCAGCTCACCAAAAGTGAAACAATTTTTACAAAAAGATGAATCCAATCATGCAATATATCCGGACGGTTATGCTCAAAGCTTACGTACATCGTTGGCAAATTTCTATGGCGTTGCCGAAAATGAAATCATTTTAGGGAATGGATCGGATGATTTAATCGCAATCATTACCCGTGCATTATTATATCCAGGTGTGAACACAGTCATGGCAGATTTGTCATTTTCTCAATACTGGCATAATGCAGAGATTGAAGGAGCAGAAGTCCGTAAAGTGCCATTGAAAAATGGTGTCCATGATTTGGAAGCAATGCTGGATGCAATTGATGAAAATACATCGGTTGTCTGGGTGTGCAATCCGAACAATCCGACAGGTACTATCGTATCGGATGAGACATTGAGTGCTTTCTTGGCTAAAGTGCCTAAGGATGTTTTCGTTGTATTGGACGAAGCATATGTGGAATACATTAACGATGCCTCTTATAAAGATACATTGCATTATTTCCGTGACTACCCGAACTTAATTTTATTGCGTACATTCTCAAAAGCGTATGGACTGGCTTCTTTCCGTGTCGGCTACGGAATTGCCCAAGCAGACGTTATTGCAAAGCTTGATCCGGTGCGTGCACCATTCAACAATACGATTTTAAGCCAACAAGTTGCGCAGGTTGCACTACAGGACCAGGAATACATTGCCAGCTGCCGTAAAGCGAACGAAATCGGCAAAAAGCAGTTTGTAGAATTTTGCGAGCAGCACGGTTTAAATTATTTCCCTTCTCAAACGAACTTTGTCATGTTTGAAGTGAAAGCGCCAAGTAATGTTGTGTTTGAAGAAATGATGAAGCGCGGATTTATTATCCGAAGCGGGGCAGCACTAGGATTGGAAGGCTATATTCGTGTGACGATCGGTACTGAAGCTCAAAATGCGAGATTTTTACAACTTCTTGAAGAGGTCTTAAATGAACAAGGAGTTCTTGCATGA
- a CDS encoding prephenate dehydrogenase: protein MTRNVFVIGLGLIGGSVAMALQKAPHTKVFGYDAHEQTRQLADTLQVVHEVVKNPAGFAKEADVIIFGTPVNVTLDFMEQLKSWELKRNVIITDTGSTKAKIMEKALELRQLGITFIGGHPMAGSHKSGITAAKPYLLENAYYMLTPHEGEELEKLAALDDLLKFTLGKMVVVDAKVHDHMTAVVSHFPHIIAASLVHQLNSEKQTYPMTSSLAAGGFRDITRIASSNPALWRDITMQNKQELVGQLDNWLTEMQRVRDLLAEGDAKAIENYFSEARDVRDSLPVANGALYMPYDLYVDIPDYPGVISEVTGLLAENNISITNIRIVETRVDVFGILVISFQTNEDRERAAQCIAHKAKFDTYIS, encoded by the coding sequence ATGACACGAAATGTCTTCGTAATCGGACTAGGGTTAATTGGTGGATCTGTAGCGATGGCTTTGCAGAAGGCACCACATACAAAAGTGTTCGGCTATGATGCTCATGAACAAACGCGACAATTAGCGGACACACTGCAAGTCGTTCATGAAGTAGTAAAAAATCCTGCTGGGTTTGCAAAAGAGGCGGACGTAATTATTTTTGGTACACCGGTAAATGTCACACTCGACTTTATGGAACAGCTTAAGTCTTGGGAATTAAAACGCAATGTCATTATTACAGATACAGGCAGTACAAAAGCGAAAATAATGGAAAAAGCATTGGAGCTGCGACAACTGGGTATTACATTTATAGGCGGGCACCCAATGGCGGGTTCCCATAAGAGCGGGATTACCGCAGCAAAGCCGTATTTACTTGAAAATGCCTACTATATGCTGACACCCCATGAAGGGGAGGAACTTGAAAAGCTTGCCGCACTGGACGATCTGCTGAAATTTACACTAGGGAAAATGGTCGTTGTCGATGCAAAGGTACACGATCATATGACAGCTGTTGTCAGCCATTTCCCTCACATTATCGCGGCGTCTTTAGTACATCAGCTAAATAGTGAAAAACAGACATATCCAATGACCTCTTCGTTAGCTGCCGGCGGTTTCCGTGATATTACACGGATTGCTTCATCAAACCCTGCTTTATGGCGTGATATTACAATGCAAAACAAACAGGAATTAGTCGGACAGCTTGATAATTGGCTTACAGAAATGCAGCGTGTCCGTGATCTATTGGCTGAAGGCGATGCGAAGGCCATCGAGAACTACTTCAGTGAAGCGCGTGATGTCCGGGACAGTTTGCCGGTTGCAAACGGTGCCTTGTACATGCCGTATGATCTTTATGTCGATATCCCGGATTATCCAGGGGTCATTTCAGAAGTAACAGGCTTATTGGCAGAAAATAATATAAGTATTACAAATATACGTATCGTTGAAACACGTGTCGATGTATTCGGTATCCTGGTCATCAGTTTCCAGACAAACGAAGACCGTGAACGTGCCGCACAATGCATTGCACACAAGGCAAAGTTCGATACTTATATTTCATAA
- the aroA gene encoding 3-phosphoshikimate 1-carboxyvinyltransferase, which translates to MSTTLQYSQPSLQGDITVPGDKSVSHRSVMFGSIAKGKTTVSGFLLGEDCLRTIDCFQKLGVDIEVNGTDVTINSPGIDGWKEPEEVLYTGNSGTTTRLMLGLLSGTKLHTIMTGDASIGKRPMRRVADPLRLMGAQIAGRDNGQYTPLAIQGGPLKAIDYKMPVASAQVKSAILLAGIRAEGTTVVREEEISRDHTERMLRQFGATVTVEDGVVSLQGGQTLTGTHVNVPGDISSAAFFLVAGAIAKNSKIVLNNVGINETRDGILEVLQNMGAKMSISVNDENAAEPTAAITIETSDLNGTTVEGAIIPRLIDEIPIIALLATQAAGKTVIKDAEELKVKETNRIDAVVNELKKLGANIEATDDGMVIEGPTPLHGGSLKTYGDHRIGMMAAIAALVADGEVELDDADCIAVSYPTFFEHVNSIIK; encoded by the coding sequence ATGAGTACAACATTGCAATACAGTCAACCATCATTACAGGGAGATATTACGGTGCCGGGTGACAAATCGGTATCGCATCGCTCGGTGATGTTCGGTTCCATTGCAAAAGGAAAAACGACTGTCAGTGGCTTCTTGTTGGGAGAAGACTGTCTGCGTACAATTGACTGCTTCCAAAAGCTAGGGGTAGACATTGAAGTCAACGGGACAGACGTAACGATCAACAGCCCGGGAATCGACGGTTGGAAAGAACCGGAAGAAGTGCTTTACACAGGAAATTCAGGCACAACTACGCGTTTAATGCTAGGACTGCTATCCGGCACGAAATTACATACAATCATGACAGGTGATGCATCAATTGGTAAGCGTCCGATGCGTCGTGTTGCAGATCCATTACGTTTAATGGGTGCGCAAATTGCCGGACGAGACAATGGACAATATACGCCACTTGCGATTCAGGGCGGGCCGTTAAAAGCGATTGACTACAAAATGCCTGTTGCAAGTGCCCAGGTGAAATCAGCTATTCTACTTGCCGGTATTCGTGCGGAAGGTACAACGGTTGTACGTGAGGAAGAAATTTCGCGTGATCATACAGAACGTATGCTGCGCCAGTTCGGGGCAACAGTAACGGTTGAAGATGGTGTTGTATCACTGCAAGGCGGTCAAACGCTGACGGGAACCCATGTAAATGTACCAGGTGATATTTCATCGGCAGCATTTTTCCTTGTTGCTGGTGCTATTGCGAAAAACAGCAAAATTGTTCTGAATAACGTGGGAATTAATGAGACACGTGACGGCATTCTGGAAGTGCTTCAAAATATGGGGGCGAAAATGTCCATTTCAGTCAATGACGAGAATGCGGCAGAACCAACTGCTGCAATTACGATTGAAACTTCCGACCTAAACGGAACGACAGTGGAGGGCGCTATTATTCCTCGCCTAATCGATGAAATTCCGATTATTGCGCTGCTTGCGACACAGGCAGCTGGTAAAACAGTCATTAAAGATGCGGAAGAACTTAAAGTGAAAGAAACAAACCGTATCGATGCGGTTGTCAATGAGTTAAAGAAGCTGGGCGCAAATATTGAGGCGACAGATGACGGCATGGTGATCGAAGGCCCGACACCTTTACATGGTGGAAGCTTGAAAACATATGGTGACCACCGTATTGGAATGATGGCTGCGATCGCTGCTCTTGTTGCGGATGGGGAAGTGGAATTGGATGATGCGGATTGCATCGCTGTTTCCTACCCGACTTTTTTTGAACATGTGAATAGTATTATAAAATAA
- a CDS encoding tetratricopeptide repeat protein encodes MEQLLQAIQEGNLEEINRLLESFLMDAEPAAQYEVAEALMHYGFLNEADRVFEHLQFLFPEEAQISIDRASVLIELGEEDNALDLLMGIADDAPEYPQALLVLADYYQMQGLFEVAEQRINDALQILPHEPLLQFAKAELLFETGRFTEAVRIYEELYAIDKKFAGIILAQRLAEVYRAGAGYETALDYYMEALEEEVTADLLFGSAYAAFQTEKYELAIKQLEDLKELDPDYFSAYLLLAESYAMLEDNERALKVIKEGLKRDEYDKSLYLFAGKMAIKNGKQQEAVDFLSEAIALDPEYMEAILILMSVYNTEQRYEEIISLYEQLHQNEFEWVALYPFVANAYNEEELFEKAYEIYKEAYNEFNDDVEFLEKYFLFLVEDGKRDEAKQIAERLVQLQPSEQQWTDLLERFE; translated from the coding sequence ATGGAACAATTACTACAAGCGATTCAAGAAGGCAATTTAGAGGAGATTAACCGACTTCTTGAATCTTTTTTAATGGATGCTGAACCCGCAGCACAATATGAAGTAGCTGAAGCCCTTATGCATTACGGATTTTTAAATGAAGCAGACCGCGTTTTTGAGCATCTGCAATTTTTATTTCCTGAGGAAGCGCAAATTTCAATCGATCGTGCAAGCGTATTGATTGAGCTTGGTGAAGAGGATAATGCCCTCGATTTACTAATGGGAATTGCCGATGATGCACCGGAATATCCTCAAGCGCTGTTAGTATTGGCGGACTATTATCAAATGCAGGGGTTATTTGAGGTGGCGGAACAGCGGATTAATGATGCGTTGCAAATTTTACCACATGAACCTTTGCTGCAATTTGCCAAAGCAGAATTATTATTTGAAACAGGTCGTTTTACAGAGGCTGTTCGAATTTATGAAGAGCTGTATGCCATTGATAAAAAGTTTGCTGGTATAATTTTAGCTCAGCGTCTTGCGGAAGTTTATCGCGCAGGTGCAGGTTATGAAACAGCCCTGGATTATTATATGGAAGCACTTGAAGAAGAGGTTACAGCAGACTTGCTGTTTGGCTCGGCCTATGCAGCTTTCCAGACGGAAAAATATGAACTAGCTATAAAACAGCTGGAAGATTTAAAAGAGTTGGACCCTGATTATTTCTCAGCCTATTTACTGCTGGCTGAAAGTTATGCAATGCTTGAGGATAATGAGCGTGCCTTAAAAGTTATTAAAGAAGGTCTTAAACGAGACGAATACGATAAATCTCTCTATTTATTTGCAGGGAAAATGGCGATAAAAAATGGCAAGCAACAGGAAGCGGTAGACTTTTTGAGTGAGGCCATTGCATTGGATCCGGAATATATGGAAGCAATTTTAATATTGATGTCGGTTTACAATACGGAACAACGCTATGAAGAAATTATTTCACTATATGAACAATTGCATCAAAATGAATTCGAATGGGTCGCATTATATCCATTTGTAGCCAATGCTTATAATGAAGAAGAACTGTTTGAAAAAGCATACGAAATTTACAAAGAGGCATATAATGAATTTAACGATGATGTTGAGTTTTTAGAGAAATACTTCCTGTTTTTAGTTGAGGACGGCAAGCGTGATGAAGCAAAGCAAATTGCCGAGCGCCTTGTCCAATTACAGCCTTCTGAACAGCAATGGACTGATTTGTTAGAACGCTTTGAGTAA
- a CDS encoding ReoY family proteolytic degradation factor: MTYSVPLNDKKLFIRWFLKNFQLKRREGVWILNYLLSNDDLLQNVHFVDEAHYCPRSIVMSTIETTSIPFRFYKENIMTSDAEKAFHDLRINAHEAIYFQLNFPSVPPDPLYLAVLEENPYVPADIFISEKDRLAAERLLENSVLEFQEQQLLKEIDEALDSGDKERFFELSNLLQALKHTK, encoded by the coding sequence TTGACATATTCCGTACCACTGAATGACAAAAAGTTGTTTATCAGGTGGTTTTTGAAAAATTTCCAGTTAAAAAGACGTGAAGGTGTATGGATTTTAAATTACTTATTAAGTAATGACGACTTGTTGCAAAACGTTCATTTCGTTGATGAAGCACATTATTGCCCGCGTTCCATTGTAATGTCGACAATTGAGACAACGAGTATCCCATTCCGATTTTATAAAGAAAATATTATGACATCCGACGCTGAAAAAGCATTTCATGATTTACGTATCAATGCACATGAGGCGATTTACTTTCAGCTGAACTTCCCAAGTGTACCGCCTGACCCTCTGTATTTGGCGGTACTGGAGGAAAACCCTTACGTACCGGCTGATATCTTTATTAGTGAAAAGGACCGTCTGGCAGCCGAGCGTTTGCTGGAAAATAGTGTACTAGAGTTCCAGGAACAGCAGCTGTTAAAAGAAATAGATGAAGCGCTGGATAGTGGAGATAAAGAGCGTTTTTTCGAGTTGTCTAATTTATTGCAGGCATTGAAGCATACGAAGTAA
- a CDS encoding YpiF family protein, producing MNFIVKDVEQFQAQKQFIDTAIVPLVQLDFSDQGIKQSSSASEYLMTLTNFIEQQFKGRLLLFPPFSYTTGTKSDNMPATMEKELKEAGFKAVVFITCDHSWTEFKEYLNIIWLPAIPLESMDQGVKQRILEDQLKQVIPTFTKIWV from the coding sequence ATGAACTTTATTGTAAAAGATGTAGAACAGTTCCAGGCACAAAAACAATTTATAGATACGGCGATTGTCCCGCTAGTGCAATTGGATTTTTCAGATCAGGGGATAAAGCAGAGCAGTTCTGCTTCTGAATATTTAATGACGTTGACGAATTTCATAGAGCAGCAGTTTAAAGGTCGCCTTTTACTATTCCCTCCCTTTTCATATACAACGGGAACCAAGTCAGATAATATGCCAGCAACAATGGAAAAAGAATTGAAGGAAGCAGGTTTTAAAGCAGTGGTCTTTATTACCTGTGACCATTCATGGACTGAATTTAAAGAATATTTAAATATTATTTGGCTTCCGGCTATCCCGCTTGAGTCTATGGACCAGGGTGTAAAACAGAGAATTTTGGAAGACCAGTTAAAACAAGTCATCCCAACTTTTACGAAAATTTGGGTTTAA
- a CDS encoding QcrA and Rieske domain-containing protein gives MSRNRVTRRQFLTYTITGVGGFMAAGMLMPMVRFAIDPILQSKEDGDFVQTSKKIAEITEVPVKVDFSYEQTDGWYKSEVADAAWVYKEGDEIIAISPVCKHLGCTVNWEGNPEHANQFFCACHAGRYEKTGVNVKGTPPLGPLDMYEVSENDGFLLLGKKIANTHSN, from the coding sequence ATGAGTAGGAATCGAGTTACAAGACGTCAATTTTTAACTTATACAATTACTGGTGTAGGTGGATTTATGGCGGCAGGAATGTTAATGCCAATGGTACGTTTTGCTATTGACCCAATTCTTCAGTCAAAAGAAGATGGTGATTTTGTACAAACTAGCAAAAAAATTGCCGAAATTACAGAAGTTCCAGTAAAAGTGGACTTCTCGTATGAACAGACGGATGGTTGGTACAAATCAGAAGTAGCTGATGCTGCTTGGGTTTACAAAGAAGGTGACGAAATCATCGCAATCTCACCTGTATGTAAGCATTTAGGGTGTACTGTAAACTGGGAAGGTAATCCAGAACACGCAAATCAATTCTTCTGTGCATGTCATGCGGGACGTTATGAAAAAACAGGTGTAAACGTAAAAGGTACACCGCCTCTTGGACCACTGGATATGTATGAAGTGTCAGAAAATGATGGTTTCTTATTGCTTGGAAAAAAAATCGCTAACACACACAGTAACTAA
- the qcrB gene encoding menaquinol-cytochrome c reductase cytochrome b subunit produces the protein MLNKIYDWVDERLDITPIWRDIADHEVPEHVNPAHHFSAFVYCFGGLTFFITVIQILSGMFLTMYYVPDVENAWKSVYYLQNEVAFGEIVRGMHHWGASLVIVMMFLHTLRVFFTGSYKKPRELNWLVGVGIFAIMLGLGFTGYLLPWDMKALFATKVGIEIAASVPFLGETIKILLAGDSTIIGAQTLTRFFAIHVFFLPAALFALLAVHFIMIRRQGISGPL, from the coding sequence GTGCTAAATAAAATTTATGATTGGGTCGATGAACGTTTAGATATTACTCCTATTTGGCGTGATATTGCCGACCATGAAGTGCCAGAGCACGTTAACCCTGCCCATCACTTTTCAGCATTCGTTTACTGTTTCGGGGGATTAACATTCTTTATTACAGTAATTCAAATTCTATCAGGTATGTTCTTAACGATGTACTACGTACCAGATGTAGAGAATGCTTGGAAATCAGTTTACTATTTACAAAACGAAGTAGCATTCGGTGAAATCGTTCGTGGTATGCACCATTGGGGGGCATCTTTAGTAATTGTTATGATGTTCTTACATACACTTCGTGTATTCTTCACAGGTTCATATAAAAAACCGCGTGAATTAAACTGGTTAGTTGGTGTAGGTATCTTTGCCATTATGTTAGGTTTAGGTTTCACAGGTTATTTATTACCATGGGATATGAAAGCGTTATTCGCGACTAAAGTAGGTATCGAGATTGCTGCATCTGTTCCGTTTTTAGGTGAAACGATAAAAATATTATTAGCTGGGGATTCCACAATTATCGGGGCGCAAACTTTAACTCGTTTCTTTGCTATTCATGTATTCTTCTTACCGGCAGCATTATTTGCTTTACTGGCAGTTCACTTTATCATGATCCGCCGCCAAGGTATTTCAGGACCTCTATGA
- a CDS encoding menaquinol-cytochrome c reductase cytochrome b/c subunit — protein sequence MQRGKGMKFVGDSRVKANNRMPNVPKDYSEYPGKTEAFWPDFLLKEWMVGAVFLIGYLLLTVAHPSPLEGPADPTNASYIPLPDWYFLSMYQLLKYSYASGPYNVIGAMVIPGIAFGALALVPFLDRTPERRPFKRPLPTAFMLLAVAALIYTTWESVQATDWEAVDAQGEITDKHLGLLPDVEVDETSEGYEIFQAQTSCIGCHGGDLAGVSGPMLLGNELTAEEVQEVIVNGRGGMPADTFTGTEEELQVLAEFIAGLKEAE from the coding sequence ATGCAACGCGGAAAAGGTATGAAGTTCGTAGGTGATTCACGTGTTAAAGCGAATAACCGTATGCCGAACGTGCCAAAAGATTATTCCGAGTATCCAGGGAAAACAGAAGCTTTCTGGCCTGACTTCTTATTAAAAGAATGGATGGTTGGTGCAGTTTTCTTAATCGGTTATTTATTATTAACTGTCGCACATCCTTCACCACTTGAAGGTCCGGCAGATCCAACAAATGCATCCTATATACCGTTACCGGACTGGTACTTCCTATCAATGTACCAGCTATTAAAATACTCTTATGCATCCGGTCCATATAATGTCATTGGCGCAATGGTAATTCCAGGTATTGCATTTGGTGCATTAGCATTAGTGCCATTTCTAGATAGAACACCTGAACGACGTCCATTTAAACGTCCTTTACCAACAGCGTTTATGTTATTGGCTGTAGCAGCACTAATTTATACAACGTGGGAATCTGTTCAGGCAACTGACTGGGAAGCAGTTGATGCACAAGGTGAAATTACGGATAAACATTTAGGTTTACTTCCGGATGTGGAAGTAGATGAAACTTCCGAAGGCTATGAAATTTTCCAGGCTCAGACTTCTTGTATTGGATGTCATGGTGGAGATTTGGCAGGGGTATCCGGCCCGATGCTTCTAGGCAATGAATTAACAGCCGAAGAAGTTCAGGAAGTAATTGTGAATGGTCGTGGCGGTATGCCGGCTGATACATTTACAGGTACAGAGGAAGAACTTCAAGTTTTAGCTGAATTTATCGCAGGATTAAAAGAAGCTGAATAA
- a CDS encoding DUF1405 domain-containing protein: MKAYMMQLWYVLNHRAFLTLLLIINLLGTVYGYYWYRGQLAVTEPIYYIFVPDSPTASLFFCFAIIGWLIGRNFRLMEVLAFITLIKYGLWAVAMNLLTFAENGQLGADGWMLVASHFLMAVQAVLYLPNYRFKMWHVMVAAVWTLHNDIIDYLFGQMPFYRVIYQYPSEIGYFTFWLSMACIIFAFLESRKREYLQQD; encoded by the coding sequence ATGAAAGCATATATGATGCAATTATGGTACGTATTAAACCATCGTGCCTTTTTAACATTGCTGCTTATTATTAACTTGCTTGGTACCGTTTACGGTTATTACTGGTATCGGGGGCAGTTGGCAGTAACAGAACCGATTTACTATATATTTGTACCGGATTCGCCCACTGCAAGCTTATTTTTCTGTTTTGCCATAATTGGGTGGCTGATCGGCAGAAACTTTAGATTAATGGAAGTGCTTGCCTTTATCACGTTAATAAAATATGGATTATGGGCAGTTGCGATGAATCTGCTGACATTTGCAGAGAATGGACAGTTGGGAGCGGACGGATGGATGCTCGTTGCTTCACATTTTTTGATGGCAGTACAGGCTGTTCTGTATTTACCGAATTACCGGTTTAAAATGTGGCACGTGATGGTTGCGGCTGTTTGGACACTGCATAACGATATAATCGACTATTTATTTGGCCAAATGCCATTTTACAGAGTCATTTACCAGTATCCAAGCGAGATCGGATACTTCACTTTCTGGCTTTCGATGGCATGTATAATCTTTGCTTTTCTTGAAAGCCGTAAGCGTGAATATTTGCAACAAGACTAG
- a CDS encoding zinc metallopeptidase produces the protein MVLYIIYFIIILLLPLYAQMKVKSTYKKFAKVPAEKGMTGAQVARYILDQHGLTDVRVVPTQGFLADHYNPATKTVALSEDNYYNSSIAGTSVAAHEVGHAIQHAEAYSFLTLRSKLVPVANISSNMSWIFVLIGILASSSGLLLVGIALLLAGVVFQVITLPVEFDASKRAMNEVVSLGIINNTEERSARKVLNAAAMTYVAAAAVAIMELLRLILIYTGMTSED, from the coding sequence ATAGTGTTATATATTATTTATTTTATTATCATTTTGCTTTTACCGTTGTATGCGCAGATGAAGGTAAAGAGCACTTACAAAAAGTTTGCTAAAGTTCCAGCTGAAAAAGGAATGACAGGTGCTCAAGTAGCACGTTATATTTTAGATCAACATGGTTTAACGGATGTTCGTGTAGTACCGACTCAAGGTTTTTTGGCCGACCACTATAATCCTGCAACTAAAACGGTTGCCTTGTCTGAGGACAACTACTACAATTCTTCAATCGCCGGTACATCTGTAGCAGCGCACGAAGTAGGACATGCGATACAGCATGCGGAGGCTTATTCGTTCCTGACATTACGTTCGAAATTAGTGCCGGTAGCTAATATTTCATCAAATATGTCTTGGATTTTTGTATTGATCGGTATTTTAGCTTCATCTTCAGGTTTACTGTTGGTAGGTATTGCTTTATTATTAGCGGGTGTTGTGTTCCAAGTGATAACATTACCGGTAGAGTTCGATGCATCCAAACGTGCGATGAATGAAGTCGTATCTTTAGGTATTATCAACAATACAGAAGAACGCTCAGCACGCAAAGTTTTAAATGCAGCGGCAATGACATATGTGGCAGCAGCAGCTGTAGCAATAATGGAACTATTACGTTTAATCCTGATTTACACAGGCATGACTTCGGAAGATTAA
- a CDS encoding YitT family protein, which produces MQGIKIQNIIGILIGSAIFSFGFVHFNMQNQLGEGGFSGITLILYFTLNWDPALMNLLLNIPMFILGWRLLGKKAFIYTIIGTLSVSVFLKIFQIYEVNMNLQDDLFLVSLFAGVFVGIGLGIVFRFGGTTGGVDILARLANKYLGWSMGKTMFGFDFFVIILSWMTFLDARSMMYTLVAVYVGGRVIDLVQEGAYSAKGAFIISMKSDEIANLITNNMDRGVTVFDGHGHFTKEHRDVLYCVIGRNELVRLKNIVHGVDPHAFVSIMDVRDVTGEGFTLDDKKQPIN; this is translated from the coding sequence ATGCAAGGAATAAAAATACAGAATATCATCGGAATTCTTATCGGTTCCGCAATATTCAGTTTCGGTTTTGTCCACTTCAATATGCAAAACCAACTGGGTGAAGGTGGATTTAGTGGTATTACACTTATTTTATATTTTACACTAAATTGGGACCCAGCATTAATGAATTTGTTATTAAATATTCCAATGTTTATTCTAGGATGGCGTTTACTCGGTAAAAAAGCATTTATCTATACGATCATCGGTACACTAAGCGTATCGGTATTCTTAAAAATCTTCCAAATTTACGAAGTCAATATGAACTTGCAGGATGATCTATTCCTTGTATCGTTGTTTGCAGGGGTCTTTGTCGGAATCGGCCTAGGGATTGTGTTCCGATTCGGCGGGACAACCGGCGGGGTCGATATTCTGGCCCGACTTGCAAATAAGTATCTTGGTTGGAGTATGGGTAAAACGATGTTCGGCTTTGATTTCTTTGTCATTATCCTTTCCTGGATGACGTTTTTGGATGCCCGTTCGATGATGTATACATTAGTAGCCGTATATGTTGGCGGCCGTGTCATTGATTTGGTGCAGGAAGGCGCCTATTCGGCTAAAGGTGCATTTATTATTTCAATGAAATCCGATGAGATCGCAAACTTAATTACGAATAACATGGACCGTGGCGTAACCGTTTTTGACGGTCATGGTCACTTTACGAAAGAACACCGTGATGTTCTGTACTGTGTCATCGGACGAAACGAACTTGTCCGTCTAAAAAATATCGTCCACGGCGTCGACCCGCACGCATTTGTTTCCATCATGGACGTCCGTGATGTGACTGGAGAAGGTTTCACACTGGATGATAAAAAACAGCCGATAAATTAG